In Ramlibacter sp., the sequence GAACGATTCTTCTGCTTTCTACAGCCAATATTTTTGCAACTCTTGTAAGTTTGCAAACTGGTAAAGCGGATGGAGATATTGATCAATAGCTAGGCGGTCTCAAATGCACTGATCAATCACTCAGTCGAGGAGCGAATTCAAATGTGACAAGTGATTCCCACCCAATATTTTTTTGGGCAAAGGTTGTCGCGTTTAGTCTTGGCAGCTCAAATCTAGGCCTTGCTGACCGGCAGCATGAAATCGCATTGCGGGTAGTCGACACAGCCCCAGAAGGTGCGGCCCCGCTTGCGCGCGCGCCGCTCCACCATTGGGGTGCCGCATCTGGCGCAGGTGGGACGCCAGTATTCATCCTGGTAGGCCAGCTGCAGCAGGTCCTCCTTTTGCTGCATGGTCCGCTGCGAGATCAGCGCCAGCAGACCCAGCCGGTCCATGGCGTTGATGCCGTTGGCCTTGGCGAACTCGCGGGCTTCGGCGGTGAAGGTGCCGCTGTTGGCGAAGGTGCCACGCAGGACCTGGTGGGCCCTCATGAGCTGATGGAATTCGCGCACCTCGGCCAGCGCGACCTTCTTGCCGGGCCGGTGCTTGCACCGGACCAGGGCCGCGGGGCCTTCCTTGTGCCCGGAATACAGCCAGATGTCGCCGCCGCCGTCCGGGCCGTGGGATTCGGTGCGCGCCTCGAAGCCCGCCTGGGCGAACAAGGCGGCGCACACCAGTTCAAAGCGGCGCCACTCGATGTCGCGAAACACCTGCGTGTTCCACATCTGCGCTGGCGGCCGCAAGGGCCGTCCTGCCGGCACGGCGACCAGGTCGCCCATGGCGGAGTCCAGCTGCGAGCCGAAGAGGGTGGTGTTGCCCAGGTGGCTGGAGAGCTGGCTGGTGTCCGGCCTGGGCGGCTTGCGCGGGCCGTTTCGCAACCGCAGCACCAGGGCGACGGCCAGCAGGATGAAGCCTGCGGCCAGCAGGTAGGGGGCGGGTGCGCGCGCTCCCTGGCTGGCCGACTGGAGGCTGGGGCTGGACGAGGCCCCCAGCACCATGGACAGCAGCATCAGAGCCGCACCCAGGATCAGGAACGGGGCGGCCATCCCCATCATCTGCCGCGCGGGGTCCTGCCCCACCCATCGGCCCAAACTTGCACGCATTGCCTGCTCCTCGACTTGTGGTCGTCGGCCATTAGATCAAGCGCATGGCGCAAAGCGCAAGGCTTAACCCGCGCGTTGCAGGTGAAGGGGCGTGGCAGCAACAAAAAAGGCGAGGTGCTGACCCTGTTCAACCAGAGCCAACACCCCTGGGTACGGCGCGGGGAAGCGGACGGGCTCCACCGCGGCATCACGTTCCGGCGGGCGGTAACCCGCTGTCGGTGTGCCAGGAAGACCCACCGGTAAGTGCGCCTGCCATGCCTGAAGTGTGCGCCGGGCGCGGCAGAAAGTTTTCCTTGTTTTTCGTCAAATCCAGAGAAATAAAGAAATTTCAACTAATGGGTACTAAAAATAAGATAATTAAACTTTATGGACGCAACAGACAGAAAAATCCTCCAGACTCTGCAGGCCGATGCCCGGGCCAGCCTCCAGGAAATCAGCCAGGCCGTGGGGCTGAGCGCCACGCCTTGCTGGAGCCGCATCCGCAAGATGGAAGACAGCGGCGTCATCGAGGGTTACACCATCCGCCTCAATGCCCAGGCCATTGGCCTGAGCGACACCGTGCTGGTGCAGGTCACGCTGGACAGTCATTCCGACAACACGCTGGAGAAATTCGGGGAGACGCTGGCCGCCATTCCCGAGGTGATCGAGGCGTACCTGGTGTCCGGCGAATATGACTACCTGCTGCGCGTTGCCGTGCGTGACACCCGTGACTACGAGCGACTGCTGCGCGAGCGCCTTTACAAGATCAAGGGCATCCGCCACAGCAAGTCCAGCTTCGTGCTGCGCACGCTCAAGAAGGCCGATCTGCCGCTGCTGGGGGCGTAGTCAGGGGGGCATAGTGGCCAGAAGCGGGGCTTTGCGTTCATTGCATTTGGTTGCGCTTCTCACGGCTTGCGGCAATTGATCACAGTGGGGTCATCTGGAAGGTCTAGGATGAAGACAGGTTTCCAAGGGGTATGTCATGCCATCCGCCAACTACCGCATCGAAAGCAACCACGCCGTTTTCAACCGCCTGCTGCCGGCCTCCAGCCTGTCACGAACCTTCGAAGATCCGTCGCTGGCGGTGGCCGTTGCCGCCAAGAGTGTTACCCAGCCGCTGGGCCAGGAAATCCGCGTGATCCATGTCCCCACGGGGGAGGTGC encodes:
- a CDS encoding restriction endonuclease, whose protein sequence is MRASLGRWVGQDPARQMMGMAAPFLILGAALMLLSMVLGASSSPSLQSASQGARAPAPYLLAAGFILLAVALVLRLRNGPRKPPRPDTSQLSSHLGNTTLFGSQLDSAMGDLVAVPAGRPLRPPAQMWNTQVFRDIEWRRFELVCAALFAQAGFEARTESHGPDGGGDIWLYSGHKEGPAALVRCKHRPGKKVALAEVREFHQLMRAHQVLRGTFANSGTFTAEAREFAKANGINAMDRLGLLALISQRTMQQKEDLLQLAYQDEYWRPTCARCGTPMVERRARKRGRTFWGCVDYPQCDFMLPVSKA
- a CDS encoding Lrp/AsnC family transcriptional regulator, yielding MDATDRKILQTLQADARASLQEISQAVGLSATPCWSRIRKMEDSGVIEGYTIRLNAQAIGLSDTVLVQVTLDSHSDNTLEKFGETLAAIPEVIEAYLVSGEYDYLLRVAVRDTRDYERLLRERLYKIKGIRHSKSSFVLRTLKKADLPLLGA